In Brettanomyces bruxellensis chromosome 7, complete sequence, the sequence GTGCCATACCAGAATTTACCACCTGATGTGTAAAAAACAGAACGGAGGCACGCACACTTGTTGAAATTTGCTATTTCCCTTGTTTTCCATTTTATCCAGTATTCCCATTGGTTGACCATAATTATTGCCCTGCACCCTATTGTGCCGCAGCATTTATTACTCGCTGgccttttcttcattattgcCAGTATATAAACATGTCCATTTCCACATTCTTCCACCTTCTTCTCACTCCAGCCCCCATTTCAAATCTTTTCCTTCGTgttccatcttcatcgATTTTATATATCGCTATCAAAACACATAACttcaaataatataatcaaaaaatgtccggaggaaaaggaggaaaagcTGGCACTACCGAAAAGGCATCCACATCAAGATCTGCAAGAGCTGGATTAACTTTCCCAGTTGGTAGAGTTCACAGATTGCTTAGAAGAGGTAATTATGCTCAGAGAGTTGGTTCTGGAGCTCCAGTTTACTTAACTGCCGTTCTTGAATATTTGACTGCTGAAATTTTGGAGTTGGCTGGTAATGCTGCCAGAGACAACAAGAAGTCTAGAATTATTCCAAGACACTTGCAATTGGCCATCAGAAAC encodes:
- the HTA2_2 gene encoding Histone H2A.2, which produces MSGGKGGKAGTTEKASTSRSARAGLTFPVGRVHRLLRRGNYAQRVGSGAPVYLTAVLEYLTAEILELAGNAARDNKKSRIIPRHLQLAIRNDEELNKLLGNVTIAQGGVLPNIHPSLLPKRRARASQEL